The stretch of DNA AGCGTTCCCTGCCGATGCTATGCTGGCGGCTTGTGCCGCCAATGCTCGCTCCGACATGTCCCAGAACCAAGACCCCGTGCCCCTGCCCGAAGACCTGCGCGTACTGCTGACCGTGATCCGCAAGAACGGTTTCGCGGCCGCTGCCGACGAGTTGGGCCTGTCCCCGGCCTACGTCAGCAAGCGCATCCAGATTCTCGAATCGACCCTCGGCACTCGCCTGCTGCACCGCACCAGTCGCCGCGTGTCTTTGACCGAGGACGGTGAACGGGTACAGCGCTGGGCCTTGCGTATCCTCGATGACTTCCAGCAACTGCGCGATGACCTCGCCGACGCCCACGACAGCCCGCGCGGGCGTTTGCACATCTGCAGCAGTTTCGGTTTCGGCCGCAACCATGTGGCGCCCGCCGTTTCGCTGCTGGCCGAGCGTCACCCGCAGTTGCAGATTCGCCTGGACCTGTTCGACCGCGCGGTGGACATCGTCAACGAGGGCTTCGATCTGGAGATCCGTGTCGGCGATGACCTGCCCGGTCAGCACATCGGCCGGCAACTGGTGAGCAACCGCCGGGTGCTGTGCGCAGCGCCCGAGTACCTGCAACGCCACGGCACGCCGCAAGCGCTGGACGACTTGCAACAGCATGATTGCCTGGTGATCAAGGAGCGCGACAACGCCTTCGGCATCTGGCACCTGGATCGCGACGGCGCGCAGGAAAGCGTGCGAGTCAGCGGGCCGTTGTCGTCCAACAACGGCGAGATCGTCCTGCAATGGGCGCTCGACGGACGCGGCGTGTTGCTGCGCTCATTGTGGGATGTGAAACCGCTGCTGGAGCAAGGCCGGTTGATGCCAGTGCTGGCCGATTACAGCCAGAGCGCAAATGTCTGGGCGGTGTACCCGACGCGGCTGGCCAGCTCGGGGAAGCTGCGCGCGTGTGTGGAGTTTTTGCAGGGGCATTTCAAGGATCTTTCGCTGTAAACACAGTCCCTTGTGGGAGCGAGCTTGCTCCCACAGGGTCAGGGGTGTCAGGTTAGCCAGGGGTTGGCAGCCAGGTGTTCGCTTTCGAACGCCTTGATCTGCTCGCGCCGCTGCAAGGTACTGCCAATCGCATCAAGGCCCAGCAACAGGGCGGTCTTGCGCAAGCCATCAATATGGAAACCCAGCGCTTCACCGTCCGCCAGACGAATCTGTTGAGCGTCCAGATCAATGCTGATCCGCGCACTTTCAGGCTGACTTACCAACCTGCCAATACGCTGCACCTGTGCCTCGTCCAGAGTGATCAGCAACACCCCGTTGCGCTGGCAGTTGTCGTAGAAGATCCCGGCGAAACTGCTGCCGATCAGCGCGCGAATGCCCATTTGCTGCAGCCCCCACACTGCGTGTTCACGGCTGGAGCCGCAGCCGAAATTCGGCCCGACCACGAGAAAACTCGCGCGCTGCCAGGCCGGCTGGTTCAATACGAACTCAGGGCTGGGCGTACCGTCGGCAAGAAAACGCAGGTCGAAAAACACCCCGCGATCCAGTCCACGACGATCAATGCCCTTGAGAAACTGCTTGGGCATGATCACGTCGGTGTCGACATTGGCCGCGAGCAGCGGCGCGGCCTGGCCGCTAACTTGAGTGAAGGGTTGCAGGCTCATGGGCGTTCTCCAAAGTGGCGGATGTCGGTCAGGTGGCCACTGATCGCGGCGGCGGCGACCATCGCTGGGCTCATCAGGTGGGTGCGCGCACCAGCACCCTGCCGGCCTTCGAAATTGCGGTTGGTGCTGGAGGCGCAACGGTCGCCGGGCGCGAGCACGTCATCGTTCATCGCCAGGCACATCGAGCAGCCGGACTGGCGCCATTCAAACCCGGCGTCGATGAAGATCTGCGCCAGACCTTCCGCTTCAGCCTGAGCACGGACCTCGCTGGAACCTGGCACGATCATCGCTCGCACATGCCCGGCCACCCGTCGCCCGCGCACGACACGGGCGGCATCGCGCAGGTCTTCGATCCGCGCGTTGGTGCAGGAACCAATGAACGCATGGCTGATGACGATATCGCGCAGCGCCATCCCCGGCTCCAGGCCCATGTAATGCAGGGCCCGGCGCATGTCCTGACGCAGAATCGGATCGTCGATGCCTTGCGGGTCCGGCACTTGCGCGCCGATCGCCGCCACCTGATCCGGGCTGGTGCCCCAAGTGACCATCGGTTCCAGCAGGCTGGCGTCGAGGTGTACTTCACGGTCGAACACGGCGTCGGGATCGCTGCGCAGTTCACGCCACTTCTGCAACCCGCGTTCCCAGAGTTCGCCCTGCGGTGCTCGGGGTTTGCCCTTGAGATAAGCAAAGACTTTTTCGTCCGGCGCCATGAACGCACCGCGCGCACCGGCCTCGACCGCCATGTTGCAAATGGTCATGCGCGCTTCGACGCTCAGCGCGTCGATGGTCGAACCGCAGAACTCGATAGCGTAACCGCTGGCACCGGACGCACCGATCTGGCCGATCAGCGCCATGATCACGTCCTTGGAGGTCAGGCCTGGCGCCAGCGCACCGTCGACAGTCACGCGCAGGCTTTTCAGGCGTTTGTAGACCAGGGTCTGCGAGGCCAGCAGGTGTTCGATCTCTGAGGTGCCGATGCCGAAACCGAACGCCCCCAGTGCACCGTAGGTGGTGGTGTGGCTATCGCCGGCGGCGATGACCATGCCCGGCAGAATGAAGCCTTGCTCCGGGGCGATCACATGCTCGATGCCCTGGCGCTTGTCGAGGACGTCCAGCAGTTCGATGCCGAAGTCCCGGCAGTTTTCCGCCAGATACGACACCTGCCGCGCACCGCCGGCATCGGGCATCGCCGCGACCCGCAGCGGCGTGGTCGGGTTGACGTGATCGACCACCGCCAACGCCGTGCCCGGTCGCCAGACCTCGCGCCCGGCGGCACGCAGACCGCTGAACGCCTGAGGGCTGGTGTATTCGTTGATCACCTGGCGATCGATATACAGCAGGACATGGCCCTGCTCGTCGAGACGGCACACGGTGTGCGAATCGATGTGTTTGTCGTAGAGGGTTCTGGGGCTCATCAAGGCGCTCGCTCAGGCTCGTTCGGTGATGTCCATCATAGGGAGCAGGTGGCGGCCATCAATTGGCAGGCAGTGAGCGCGGCGTTCATGAATCGTGTTCGATCTTCTGCACACCAATGAAACCCTGTGGGAGCGCGCCTGCTCGCGAAAACGTCGTGTCATTCGACGTCTTCATTGACTGAATCACCGCTATCGCGAGCAGGCGAAGGCCTACAGGGGGTTGGTGGTGACTAGGGGAAGTGCGAAACATTTACTTTCATATATGCCATCGGGATTTGCCCGGCTCATCCGTCCTATAGAGATGCAGGCCGCTCGCGTAGGCAACAGCCACGACCGCGCCTTTCGGGGACACCCGCGCTGCGAAGCCCGTAGCCACGTGCCCTCTCATCGAAATCAAGACGCGCAATCATGTCGAAGAAATCCCGTTCCAAACTGTGGTTCCTGGTGCATAGCTGGCTCGCGCTGCCGATCTGGTTTTTTGTCCTGATCGTGTGTGTCACCGGCACGCTGGCGGTGGTCAGCCAGGAAATCGTCTGGCTGGCCAACCCGCAGATGCGCGCCAGTCAGCCGGCGGACGACGCACCGCTGCTCAGTTACGAGCAAGTGCTGGCCGCGATCAAGAAGGCCGAACCGCAATTGCTGGTCGAAAGCATCAGCCGCCCTGACGAATCGCATTTCGCCCTCGACGTCGAGGTCAGCTACCCCGACGGCCGCGCGCAGACGGTGTACGTCAACCCTTACACCGGCGTGATCCAGGGCCCGGCGCCAGACTTCAACTTCAAGGCATTCACCCGTGCCCTGCACGGCTGGTGGCTGGTGCCGTTCACCAACGGTTTCAGCTGGGGCTGGTACCTGGTGTCGTTCCTCGGCCTGCCGATGCTCGCGTCGCTGGTCACCGGATTGGTGGTCTACAAACGCTTCTGGAAAGGCTTCTTCAAACCTACGCTGCGTTTTCGCCACGGCGCGCGTATTTTCTGGGGCGATTTCCATCGACTGAGCGGCATCTGGTCGATCTGGTTCATCGCGGTGATCTCCATCACCGGCACCTGGTTTCTGATCCAGGCCATTCTGGCCGACAATCAGGTGTCGATCACCACCGAGCCGATCATTCCCGCCATGTCCCGGGAAAGCGTTCCGATGTCGAGCAACGCCAGTCCTGTGCCACGGATCAGCCTCGATCGCGCGGTGCAGATCGCCGAACAGCACATCCCCGGGCTGGAAGTCAGCTTCATCAGCCTGCCGGGCAATGCCTACAGCCACCTGAGTGTCGGCGGTCGCGGCTGGTATCCGCTGATGTTCCAGACCGCCACGCTCAACCCTTACACCGGCGACATGGCCGCCACGCGATTGATCACTGACCGCTCCTCGCTGGAGTTCGTCACCGAGTCGATGCGTCCGTTGCACACCGGTGACTTCGGCGGCCTGTGGATCAAGCTGATCTGGTTCTTCTTCGGCCTGCTGCTGAGCATGATGGTGCTCAGCGGCCTGTTGATCTGGACCAAGCGCACCGCGCTGGCCACCGCCAACGCACTCAAGCGCGAGAATAAAAAGGTCCGCAGCACCCGCGTCAGCCGTGAACCGGCGGAGGTCAGCCTGTGAGCCAGTCCAACCGCATTGCCCAACCGTCCGCACTGCGCCGCTTCTGGCGCAAATGGCGCTTTCACCTGAACGCCTTGCTGCTGCTGATTCCGCTGGGCTTCATGCCCAAGTACTTCGCCGACGCCGCGCTGTTTCGCGGCGACATCGGCCTCGGCGAGCACGAGGTTGGCGAAGTGCAGGTCGGCCCGTGGAGCCTGCGCCTGGCCGAACTGCGTAACGAAGCGCCGCGCCTCAGTGGCCCCGCCGGTTACATGAAGGATTTCAATGCTGCCCTGTGCGACACCTGCGTCGAACAGGTCAAGGCCACCTACCTGCGCATCGGCAAACCCCGCAGCCTGCGCGCCGCCGGGGTGATCTTCTTCGGCACACCGTACCGCATGGGCGCGCAGTTGCCGGTAGCGGAAAAGACCCAGGCCGACGCCGAGCTGTGGATCACCATGGAAGGCTGGGACGGCAGCCTGCATCAAGCCTCGATTCCCCTGAGCCAGGCCTCCCCCGCCACCATTGCCTGGCTGAACAAACAAGGAGCCAAACCATGAACCGCGTTCAACGCCCCTCCCGCCTGCGGTTGCGCGCCGCGTTGCTGCTGTTGTGCAGCGGTTTCAGCGCCGGCGCCCTGGCCCACAACCCGATGTGCGAATGCAAGGCCGTCGATGCCGAGCAGATCAAATGCACCGGTGGTTTTTCCGACGGCAGCGGTGCCCCCGGGGTGACCCTGGACGTTATCGGCTACGACGAAACCATTCTGGTGCCGGGCAAGCTCGGCGCCGACTCGAGCCTGACCTTCAAGAAACCGGCGGCCGAGTTCTACGTGCTGTTCGACGCCGGCCCCGGCCACGTCGTGGAAATCGACCAAGCGGACATCGAAGCCCCATGAGTACGCCCACCACGCAAGTCGTCCGCCCGGCCGGTGCCGGCCATGAAACCCTCAATATCCTGCTGCTGTGCCTGCTGATCCTCGCGGTTGCCGGGTCGGTGGTGGCGTGGCGCGGGGTGTCCCATGAACCGCAGCCGGTTGCCAGCCATCAGCTCGATGCCCGGCGCGACCTCAGCGCCGCCGAACAAGGCATCTACGCCGACCTGCGGGTGACCCTCGACGAAATCCGCCTGTTGCGCGAAGAGCAGCAAATCCTGCCGACGCCACAGACCCTGGCCGACGAAGGTTTCGCCCCGTTTGCCGAGGACGCCAGCTCGGTCAGCCGTGGCGGACATGCCTGGCAGTTGCTGGCGGATACCGCCTATTTCGGCCACAGCCAGTCGTCCGCCGTGGCCGGATCGTTCGTGATGCTGCTGAGCGCCGATGCCAATGCCGCGCCGGACATCTGGCTCAACCGCGCCGCCGATCTGCAGACGCCCGCCGAACTGACCGACGCCGCGCTGTCGGCCGCAGGCTGGAAGCAGATCGTCGCGCAATTCGATGCCGGCGTGACCCGCGAGCATCGCCACTGAACCTTCGCCTTCACCCCAGAGAAGACCGCTTGCCCATGTCTATTTCATCGCCTCGCCGTCCCTTCCTGCGCTTGCTGCTGGCTGGCCTTTGCGCCTGTCTGCTGAGCCCGCTGGTCAGCGCCGATCCAGCCAAACGCCTGCGCATCGGCATCACCCTGCACCCGTATTACAGCTATGTGGCGAACATCGTCGGCGACAAGGCCGACGTGGTGCCGCTGATTCCCGCCGGCTTCAACCCGCACGCCTACGAGCCACGGGCCGAAGACATCAAACGCATCAGCGGGCTCGACGTGATCGTGCTCAACGGGGTCGGCCATGACGACTTCGCCGACCGGATGATCGCCGCCAGCGAAACGCCGAACATCAAGACCATCGAAGCCAACGAGAATGTGCCGCTGCTGGCGGCCACCGGTACCGCCGCGCGTGGTGCCGGCAAAGTGGTCAACCCGCACACCTTCCTGTCGATCAGTGCCTCGATTGCCCAGGTCAACAACATCGCCCGCGAGCTGGGCAAACTCGACCCGGACAACGCCAGGACTTACACGCAGAACGCCCGTGCCTACGGCAAACGCCTGCGGCAGATGCGCGCCGATGCCCTGGCGAAACTGACCCAGGCCCCCAACGCCGAACTGCGTGTGGCCACGGTACACGCGGCGTACGACTATCTGCTGCGCGAATTCGGCCTGGAAGTCACCGCCGTGGTCGAGCCAGCCCATGGCATCGAACCCAGCCCGAGCCAGTTGAAAAAGACCATCGACCAACTGCGCGAACTCGACGTGAAGGTGATCTTCTCCGAGATGGACTTCCCGTCCACCTACGTCGAAACCATTCAGCGTGAATCGGGCGTGAAGCTGTACCCGCTGTCGCACATCTCTTACGGCGAATACAGCGCCGACAAATACGAAAAGGAAATGACCGGCAACCTCAACACCGTGGTGCGGGCGATTCAGGAGTCCGGGGCATGATGGTAAAAGAAACCCTCTCTGACACCCCCCAATCCCCTGTGGGAGCGAGCCTGCTCGCGAAAGCGCCTGGCCACTCAACCACATCGTTGAATGACACACCGCCATCGCGAGCAGGCGAAGGCCTACAAAGGGTGAGCGGGCCGACACTGGATTTTGCGCAGGTCAGCCTGACGCTTGGACGCACGACGATTCTCGACCACGTCAGCTTCCAGGTTCAGCCCGGCCACGTGCACGCACTGGTCGGCCCCAACGGCGGCGGCAAGAGTTCGCTGATCAAGACTTTGCTCGGGCAGATGCCGCATCAAGGTCAACTGAGCCTGCACTGGCCCGGTGAGCCCGGCACCATCGGTTACGTGCCGCAGGCGCTGGAGTTCGATCGCGGCCTGCCGATGACCGTCGACGATTTCATGGCCGCCATGTGCCAGCGCCGTCCGGCGTTTCTTGGCCTGAGCAAACACTACGCCAAGGCCATCGGCGAAGCGCTGGAACGGGTCGGCATGCAGGACAAACGCAAGCGGCGCATGGGCGCGCTGTCCGGCGGTGAGCGGCAACGCGTGCTGCTCGCCCAGGGACTGATTCCGCCGCCGCAACTGCTGGTGCTGGATGAGCCAATGTCGGCGCTCGACGAAGCCGGGATTCAGGTGTTCGAACGCCTGCTCGGCGACTGGCGCGCTGCCGGCATCACGGTGCTGTGGATCGAGCACGATCTGGAAGCGGTCAAGCGCCTGGCCGATCGGGTCACCGGCCTCAACCGTCGCGTGCTGTTCGACGCCACGCCGCAACAGGCGCTGACCCCGGAGCGGCTGCTGACGTTGTTTTCGACGCATCCACGGAGCGCTGTCTGATGAGTTACGAAGCCTTTCGTTTGATGGTTCAGGGCTGGGCCTCCTCCGGTTATCTGCCGGAAGCGCTGGCCTATGGTTTTGTCGTGAATGCACTGCTCGCCGGCCTGTTGATCGGCCCGGTGCTCGGCGGCCTCGGCACACTGGTGGTGGTCAAGCGTTTCGCGTTTTTCTCCGAAGCGGTCGGTCACGCGGCGCTGACCGGCGTGGCCATCGGCATTCTGCTCGGCGAGCCCTACACCGGGCCGTACGGCAGCCTGTTCGGCTACTGTCTGTTGTTCGGCATCCTGCTCAACTACTTGCGCAACCGCACCGGTCTGGCGCCGGATACGCTGATTGGCGTGTTTCTCTCGGTGTCGCTGGCGTTGGGGGCGAGCCTGCTGCTGATTCTGGCCGGCAAGATCAACGTGCACATTCTGGAGAACGTGCTGTTCGGTTCAGTGCTGACGGTCAACGGCAACGACCTGCTGGTGCTGGCGATCGTCGGTTCGCTGGTCATGGCCCTGGCGCTGCCGCTGTACAACCGCATCATGCTCGCCAGTTTCAATCCGCAACTGGCGGCGGTGCGTGGCGTCGCGGTGAAGACCCTGGACTACCTGTTCGTGATTCTGGTGACGCTGATCACCGTCGCGGCAGTGAAGGTCATCGGCGCGATTCTGGTCGGCGCGCTGCTGGTGATTCCGGCAGCGGCGGCGCGCTTGCTCAGCCAGTCGCTGAAGGGCTTTTTCTGGTGTTCGGTGCTGATTGCCACCGTCAGCACCTTGTGCGGAATTCTCGCCCCGATCATCTTCGATCTGCCGATTCCGTCCGGCGCCGCGATCATTCTGGTCGCCGGCATTGCCTTCGCCCTCGCCGCGATTGCGCGCGGGGTTGTTCCGAGTCTGAAAGGGAACCTTGGATAAATGGCTTTCTCATTGCGCAAACTGACCCTGGCCATGGCCCTGTGCGGCGTGGTCTGCAGCCCGTTGCTGGCGGCTGAAAACCCTAAACCGCTGCGCGTACTGGCCTCGTTGCCCATCACCTATGGCCTGGGCGAAGTGCTGCTCAAAGGCACTGACGTCAGCCTCGAACGCGCGGCTCCGGCGAATCTGCCGGGCAGCCGCCAGACCGCGTATTTCACCGGTCGCGGTGCGCCGGCACTGGGCAAGCTGGCCTCCGGCGCCGATGCAGTGATCGGCGTACGCTCG from Pseudomonas sp. P8_229 encodes:
- a CDS encoding LysR substrate-binding domain-containing protein, with translation MLAACAANARSDMSQNQDPVPLPEDLRVLLTVIRKNGFAAAADELGLSPAYVSKRIQILESTLGTRLLHRTSRRVSLTEDGERVQRWALRILDDFQQLRDDLADAHDSPRGRLHICSSFGFGRNHVAPAVSLLAERHPQLQIRLDLFDRAVDIVNEGFDLEIRVGDDLPGQHIGRQLVSNRRVLCAAPEYLQRHGTPQALDDLQQHDCLVIKERDNAFGIWHLDRDGAQESVRVSGPLSSNNGEIVLQWALDGRGVLLRSLWDVKPLLEQGRLMPVLADYSQSANVWAVYPTRLASSGKLRACVEFLQGHFKDLSL
- a CDS encoding metal ABC transporter ATP-binding protein, yielding MMVKETLSDTPQSPVGASLLAKAPGHSTTSLNDTPPSRAGEGLQRVSGPTLDFAQVSLTLGRTTILDHVSFQVQPGHVHALVGPNGGGKSSLIKTLLGQMPHQGQLSLHWPGEPGTIGYVPQALEFDRGLPMTVDDFMAAMCQRRPAFLGLSKHYAKAIGEALERVGMQDKRKRRMGALSGGERQRVLLAQGLIPPPQLLVLDEPMSALDEAGIQVFERLLGDWRAAGITVLWIEHDLEAVKRLADRVTGLNRRVLFDATPQQALTPERLLTLFSTHPRSAV
- the leuD gene encoding 3-isopropylmalate dehydratase small subunit: MSLQPFTQVSGQAAPLLAANVDTDVIMPKQFLKGIDRRGLDRGVFFDLRFLADGTPSPEFVLNQPAWQRASFLVVGPNFGCGSSREHAVWGLQQMGIRALIGSSFAGIFYDNCQRNGVLLITLDEAQVQRIGRLVSQPESARISIDLDAQQIRLADGEALGFHIDGLRKTALLLGLDAIGSTLQRREQIKAFESEHLAANPWLT
- a CDS encoding thiamine pyrophosphate-binding protein, with product MSQSNRIAQPSALRRFWRKWRFHLNALLLLIPLGFMPKYFADAALFRGDIGLGEHEVGEVQVGPWSLRLAELRNEAPRLSGPAGYMKDFNAALCDTCVEQVKATYLRIGKPRSLRAAGVIFFGTPYRMGAQLPVAEKTQADAELWITMEGWDGSLHQASIPLSQASPATIAWLNKQGAKP
- the leuC gene encoding 3-isopropylmalate dehydratase large subunit, coding for MSPRTLYDKHIDSHTVCRLDEQGHVLLYIDRQVINEYTSPQAFSGLRAAGREVWRPGTALAVVDHVNPTTPLRVAAMPDAGGARQVSYLAENCRDFGIELLDVLDKRQGIEHVIAPEQGFILPGMVIAAGDSHTTTYGALGAFGFGIGTSEIEHLLASQTLVYKRLKSLRVTVDGALAPGLTSKDVIMALIGQIGASGASGYAIEFCGSTIDALSVEARMTICNMAVEAGARGAFMAPDEKVFAYLKGKPRAPQGELWERGLQKWRELRSDPDAVFDREVHLDASLLEPMVTWGTSPDQVAAIGAQVPDPQGIDDPILRQDMRRALHYMGLEPGMALRDIVISHAFIGSCTNARIEDLRDAARVVRGRRVAGHVRAMIVPGSSEVRAQAEAEGLAQIFIDAGFEWRQSGCSMCLAMNDDVLAPGDRCASSTNRNFEGRQGAGARTHLMSPAMVAAAAISGHLTDIRHFGERP
- a CDS encoding metal ABC transporter permease — encoded protein: MSYEAFRLMVQGWASSGYLPEALAYGFVVNALLAGLLIGPVLGGLGTLVVVKRFAFFSEAVGHAALTGVAIGILLGEPYTGPYGSLFGYCLLFGILLNYLRNRTGLAPDTLIGVFLSVSLALGASLLLILAGKINVHILENVLFGSVLTVNGNDLLVLAIVGSLVMALALPLYNRIMLASFNPQLAAVRGVAVKTLDYLFVILVTLITVAAVKVIGAILVGALLVIPAAAARLLSQSLKGFFWCSVLIATVSTLCGILAPIIFDLPIPSGAAIILVAGIAFALAAIARGVVPSLKGNLG
- a CDS encoding DUF6162 family protein, with the protein product MSTPTTQVVRPAGAGHETLNILLLCLLILAVAGSVVAWRGVSHEPQPVASHQLDARRDLSAAEQGIYADLRVTLDEIRLLREEQQILPTPQTLADEGFAPFAEDASSVSRGGHAWQLLADTAYFGHSQSSAVAGSFVMLLSADANAAPDIWLNRAADLQTPAELTDAALSAAGWKQIVAQFDAGVTREHRH
- a CDS encoding metal ABC transporter substrate-binding protein — translated: MSISSPRRPFLRLLLAGLCACLLSPLVSADPAKRLRIGITLHPYYSYVANIVGDKADVVPLIPAGFNPHAYEPRAEDIKRISGLDVIVLNGVGHDDFADRMIAASETPNIKTIEANENVPLLAATGTAARGAGKVVNPHTFLSISASIAQVNNIARELGKLDPDNARTYTQNARAYGKRLRQMRADALAKLTQAPNAELRVATVHAAYDYLLREFGLEVTAVVEPAHGIEPSPSQLKKTIDQLRELDVKVIFSEMDFPSTYVETIQRESGVKLYPLSHISYGEYSADKYEKEMTGNLNTVVRAIQESGA
- a CDS encoding PepSY domain-containing protein; amino-acid sequence: MSKKSRSKLWFLVHSWLALPIWFFVLIVCVTGTLAVVSQEIVWLANPQMRASQPADDAPLLSYEQVLAAIKKAEPQLLVESISRPDESHFALDVEVSYPDGRAQTVYVNPYTGVIQGPAPDFNFKAFTRALHGWWLVPFTNGFSWGWYLVSFLGLPMLASLVTGLVVYKRFWKGFFKPTLRFRHGARIFWGDFHRLSGIWSIWFIAVISITGTWFLIQAILADNQVSITTEPIIPAMSRESVPMSSNASPVPRISLDRAVQIAEQHIPGLEVSFISLPGNAYSHLSVGGRGWYPLMFQTATLNPYTGDMAATRLITDRSSLEFVTESMRPLHTGDFGGLWIKLIWFFFGLLLSMMVLSGLLIWTKRTALATANALKRENKKVRSTRVSREPAEVSL